The nucleotide sequence CGATCGGAATGCGCGCGCCGCGCCTGGTCATCTTCTCCATCAGCGCCCGCGCGGTCGGGACCAGGTCGGGTTCGGAGAGCGATTTGCCGATTCCCTTTCCGGCCGCGGCCAGGAAGGTGTTGGCGATGCCGCCGCCGACGACGAGCTGGTCGACCTTCTCCGACAGTGACTCGAGCACGGTGAGCTTGGTCGAGACCTTGGAGCCTCCGACGATCGCCACCATGGGGCGCTTGGGATCGAGCAGCGCCTTGGTCAGGGCGTCGAGCTCCTCGGTCAGCAGGATGCCGGCGCAGGCGACCGGGGCGAACTTCGCCACGCCGTGCGTCGAGGCCTCCGCGCGGTGCGCCGTGCCGAACGCATCCATCACGAACACGTCGCAGAGCGCGGCGTACTTCTTCGCGGTCTCGTCGACGTTCTTCTTCTCGCCCCTGTTGAAACGGACGTTCTCGAGCAGCACGAGCTCGCCGGGCGCGACGTCGAAGCCGCCGCCCACCCAGTCCTTCACGAGCCTGACCGGCCTGCCGAGCTTCTTCGCGAGGTCCTCGGCCACGGGCTTGAGCGAGTTCTCCTCGCTGTACTCGCCCTCGGTCGGGCGACCCAGATGGCTCATCACCATCACCCTGGCGCCCTGCTTGAGGCAGTGCTGAAAGGTGGGCATGGAGGCGGTGATGCGGGCGTCGGACGTGACCTTGCCGTCCTTCACCGGCACGTTGAGATCGGCGCGGATCAGCACCCGCTTACCCTTGAGGTCGAGATCGGTCAGCTTGATGACGGACATGTTTCGAAGCCTTGTCGATGTCTTGAACCGCCGCCGCCGGGAGCGCCGGGGAAACGTTCCCTGGCTTCCCGGCGGCGGGGTCGTTTCCTACTTCGCGCTCATCAGCGCGACGGTGGTGTCGAGCATCCGGTTCGAGAAGCCCCACTCGTTGTCGTACCAGGAGAGCACCTTCACCAGATTGCCGATGGTCTTGGTCTGGGTGGCATCGTAGGTCGAGGAGACCGTCGTGTGGTTGAAGTCGCTCGACACGAGCGGCTGGTCGTTGTAGGCGAGGATGCCCTTGAGCTCCCCCTCGGCGGCCGCCTTCATGATCTGGTTGACCTCGTCCTTGTTGGTCTCGCGTGCGGCGACGAAGGTCAGGTCCACCACCGACACGTTGATGGTCGGCACACGGATGGCGAAGCCGGAGAGCTTGCCGTTCAGCTCGGGGAGCACGAGGCCCACCGCCTGCGCGGCGCCGGTCTTGGTCGGGATCATGTTGTGCGCCGCGGCGCGGGCGCGGTACAGGTCGCTGTGGTAGACGTCGGTCAGGACCTGGTCGTTGGTGTAGGAATGCACCGTGGTCATCAGGCCCTGCACCAGGCCGATCTTCTCGTGCAGCGGCTTCACCAGCGGCGCGAGGCAGTTCGTGGTGCACGAGGCGTTGGAGATCACGGTCATCTCGGACTTGAGCGTCTTGTGGTTGACGCCGTAGACGATCGTCGCGTCGGCCTCGTTCTTGTCGGCCGGGGCGGAGATGATCACCTTCTTCGCGCCGGCGGCGAGGTGCGGCTGGCACTTGGTCTTCGTCCGGAAGATGCCGGTGCACTCGAGCACCACGTCCACGCCCATCTGGCCCCACGGGAGCTTCGACGGGTCGCGCTCGGAGCACACCCGGATCTTGTCGCCGTTCACGACCAGGTTGTCGCCCTCGACCTTGACCGTGCCCGGAAACTTGCCGTGCACCGTGTCCAGACGCGTCAGGTGCGCGTTGGTTTCGGCATTGCCGAGATCGTTCACGGCGACGATCTGGATGTCCTTGCGGCCCGCCTCGTAAAGAGCGCGCAGCACGTTGCGGCCGATGCGGCCATAGCCGTTGATCGCGACTTTGATTGCCATTTCTCGTCTCCCGAAAGGTTAAGTTTCAAAAACCGCGAACCACCGCAGCGACCCGGGGAAACGCTCGATGTGCGAAACGCGGTGCGCGCCACGCGCGCCTCCTCGCGAATTCACATCGGTCGAGCGTTCGGTATTTCCTCGTCGCGTTCTGGCGGTTCAGATTCCTACAGAATCTCTTCGACCGTCTTGACGACGTTTTCCGCGGTGAAGCCGAACTGCTTCATCACGGCGCCGCCCGGGGCCGACTCGCCGAAGCGGTCGATGCCGACCACGCGGCCGTCAAGGCCCACGTACTTGCGCCAGTAGTCGGTCACGCCCGCCTCCACCGCCACGCGCTTGCGCAGCGTCGTCGGCAGCACCGAGTCCCGGTAGGCGGCGTCCTGCGCTTCGAACACCGAGGTGCACGGCATGGAGACGACGCGCACGTTCCTGCCCTTCGCGGCGAGCGCCTTCTGCGCCTCCATCGCGAGGCCGACCTCGGAGCCGGTCGCGATGATCACCGCCTCGGGTTTGCCGTTCGGCGCCTCGGACAGCACGTACCCGCCGCGGGCGATGTTCGCGAGCGTCGCCGCGTCGCGGTTCTGGTGGGGCACGTTCTGGCGCGTGAGGATGAGGCTGGTCGGCCCGTCCTTGCGCTCGACCGCCGCCTTCCAGGCGACCGCGGTCTCGACCGCGTCGCACGGGCGCCACAGGGCCATGTTCGGGATGTAGCGCAGGCTCGCGACGTGCTCGACGGGCTGGTGCGTGGGCCCGTCCTCGCCGAGGCCGATCGAGTCGTGGCTGTACACCAGGATCGAACGGATTTTCATGAGCGCGGCCATGCGCACGGCGTTGCGCGCATAATCGGAGAACACGAGGAATGTGCCGCCGTAGGGAATGAACCCGCCGTGGAGGGCGAGGCCATTCATCATGGCGGTCATGCCGAACTCGCGCACGCCGTAATAGATGTAGTTGCCGTTCGCGTCGTCGGGCGTGACGCCCTTGCAGCCCTTCCACAGGGTGAGGTTCGACTCGGCGAGGTCCGCCGAGCCGCCGAGCAGCTCGGGGAGCGCCGGACCGATGGCGTTGAGCGCGTTCTGCGAGGCCTTGCGCGTGGCGATGGTCTCGCCCTTGGCCGCCGTGGCGTCGACGTACTCCTTGACCTTCGTCCCCCAGTGGGCGGGCAGCTCGCCCTTCATCCGCCGCTCGAAGTCGAGGGCGAGCTCCGGGTACTGCTTCTTGTAGGCCCCGAACTTGTCGTTCCACGCCTTTTCCGCCGCGGCGCCCTTGGCGCGCGCCGTCCAGGCGTCGTAGATCTCCTGCGGCACGACGAAGGCGTCGTAGTTCCAGCCCAGCTGCTTTCGCGCCGCCGCCACCTCGTCCGCGCCGAGCGCGGCACCGTGGCATACCTCCTTGCCCTGCTTGTTCGGCGAGCCGAAGCCGATGATGGTCTTGCAGCAGATCAGGGTCGGGCGGTCGGTCACCGAGCGGGCGTGGACGATCGCGTTCTTCACCGCCTCGGCGCTGTGTCCGTCGACGTCGGGGATCACGTGCCAGCCGTAGGACTCGAAGCGCTTGACCGAGTCGTCCGTAAACCAGCCGACCACGTGTCCGTCGATCGAGATGCCGTTGTCGTCATAGAACGCGATGAGCTTGCCGAGCTTGAGGTGCCCGGCGAGCGAGCAGGCCTCGTGCGATATGCCCTCCATCATGCAGCCGTCGCCGAGGAACACGTAGGTGTAGTGATCGACGATGTCGAAGCCCGGGCGGTTGAAGTGCGCCGCGAGGATCTTCTCGGCGAGCGCCATCCCGACGGCGTTGGTGATTCCCTGACCCAGCGGACCGGTGGTCGTCTCGATGCCCGGCGCGTAGCCGTACTCCGGATGCCCCGGGGTCTTGGAGTGCCACTGGCGGAAGTTCTTGAGGTCCTCGATCGAGAGGTCGTAGCCCGTGAGGTGCAGCAGGCTGTAGAGCAGCATCGAGCCGTGTCCGTTCGAGAGCACGAAACGATCGCGGTCCGGCCATTTCGGGTTCGCCGGGTTGTGCTTCAGGAAATCGTTCCAGAGCACCTCCGCGATATCCGCCATGCCCATGGGCGCGCCCGGGTGCCCGGAGTTGGCCTTCTGCACCGCGTCCATCGAGAGCGCGCGAATCGCGTTCGCGAGCTCGCGTCGCGTGAGTGTCTTCGTACCCGGCTGGGCTTTGGGGTGTGCGGTCATGAATGAGGATCCTCTTTTCGCCAAAATCTGAGAACGCAGTGCCGGCCGCGGGCGCGGGGCTCGTAAAGCTGAAAAAGACCCTTGGCGAAGAACGGCATCGCCAAACGGGCGCAACCGGAAACTCCGTGATTGTTCTGTCTGCTCGGCGCCGCCTGCTCCCTCCAGACGACGATCCGGCAGGCTGCAAGACCGGAAAAATGGCGAAGTATTCTCGCTCACGCCCCGGTCCCCGGCAATAGAGCGCGCCGCGGACGAACCTTATCCGGTCATAA is from Sulfurifustis variabilis and encodes:
- a CDS encoding phosphoglycerate kinase — its product is MSVIKLTDLDLKGKRVLIRADLNVPVKDGKVTSDARITASMPTFQHCLKQGARVMVMSHLGRPTEGEYSEENSLKPVAEDLAKKLGRPVRLVKDWVGGGFDVAPGELVLLENVRFNRGEKKNVDETAKKYAALCDVFVMDAFGTAHRAEASTHGVAKFAPVACAGILLTEELDALTKALLDPKRPMVAIVGGSKVSTKLTVLESLSEKVDQLVVGGGIANTFLAAAGKGIGKSLSEPDLVPTARALMEKMTRRGARIPIAVDVVVGKKFDAGEPATLKDAGGVADDDMIFDIGPKSAQELADIIMKAGTVVWNGPVGVFEFDQFGAGTKKIAEAIAATSAFTLAGGGDTIAAIQKYGIYDKVSYISTAGGAFLEFLEGKTLPAVAMLEERAKK
- the tkt gene encoding transketolase, encoding MTAHPKAQPGTKTLTRRELANAIRALSMDAVQKANSGHPGAPMGMADIAEVLWNDFLKHNPANPKWPDRDRFVLSNGHGSMLLYSLLHLTGYDLSIEDLKNFRQWHSKTPGHPEYGYAPGIETTTGPLGQGITNAVGMALAEKILAAHFNRPGFDIVDHYTYVFLGDGCMMEGISHEACSLAGHLKLGKLIAFYDDNGISIDGHVVGWFTDDSVKRFESYGWHVIPDVDGHSAEAVKNAIVHARSVTDRPTLICCKTIIGFGSPNKQGKEVCHGAALGADEVAAARKQLGWNYDAFVVPQEIYDAWTARAKGAAAEKAWNDKFGAYKKQYPELALDFERRMKGELPAHWGTKVKEYVDATAAKGETIATRKASQNALNAIGPALPELLGGSADLAESNLTLWKGCKGVTPDDANGNYIYYGVREFGMTAMMNGLALHGGFIPYGGTFLVFSDYARNAVRMAALMKIRSILVYSHDSIGLGEDGPTHQPVEHVASLRYIPNMALWRPCDAVETAVAWKAAVERKDGPTSLILTRQNVPHQNRDAATLANIARGGYVLSEAPNGKPEAVIIATGSEVGLAMEAQKALAAKGRNVRVVSMPCTSVFEAQDAAYRDSVLPTTLRKRVAVEAGVTDYWRKYVGLDGRVVGIDRFGESAPGGAVMKQFGFTAENVVKTVEEIL
- the gap gene encoding type I glyceraldehyde-3-phosphate dehydrogenase, whose product is MAIKVAINGYGRIGRNVLRALYEAGRKDIQIVAVNDLGNAETNAHLTRLDTVHGKFPGTVKVEGDNLVVNGDKIRVCSERDPSKLPWGQMGVDVVLECTGIFRTKTKCQPHLAAGAKKVIISAPADKNEADATIVYGVNHKTLKSEMTVISNASCTTNCLAPLVKPLHEKIGLVQGLMTTVHSYTNDQVLTDVYHSDLYRARAAAHNMIPTKTGAAQAVGLVLPELNGKLSGFAIRVPTINVSVVDLTFVAARETNKDEVNQIMKAAAEGELKGILAYNDQPLVSSDFNHTTVSSTYDATQTKTIGNLVKVLSWYDNEWGFSNRMLDTTVALMSAK